A DNA window from Syngnathus typhle isolate RoL2023-S1 ecotype Sweden linkage group LG2, RoL_Styp_1.0, whole genome shotgun sequence contains the following coding sequences:
- the qars1 gene encoding glutamine--tRNA ligase, translating into MDDTSKLFLSIGLSEQKVKETLKNSALSTTLKSAIVQARSVNGATEVDKATGTLLYSLASRLKDTKRLVFLAENIALRKITTEQQLAAALEFVKTHPEEPLNQSEFNEACGVGVVITPEQVEDAVESVIKKHKEQLEKERYHFNMGLLMGDVRAALKWADGKVLKNEVDMQVLHLLGPKTEADLEKKSKGPKNKAENEMKAKKEEVAFNGEATSAECKSLMEQLRGEALKFHKPGENYTTEGYVVTPNTMNLLKKHMEKFGGQIRTRFPPEPNGILHIGHAKAINFNFGYAKANNGICFLRYDDTNPEKEEEKYFTAIKEMVEWLGYTPYAVTHASDNFQQLYDLALDLIRRGHAYVCHQKGEELKGHNTPPSPWRDRPVEESLVLFERMKKGMFAEGEITLRMKTVMEDGKMDPVAYRIKYTPHHRTGDEWCIYPTYDYTHCLCDSIEDITHSLCTKEFQARRSSYYWLCNALDLYCPVQWEYGRLNLTYTVVSKRKIIKLVETGVVRDWDDPRLFTLTALRRRGFPAEAINNFCARVGVTVSQTTTEPHLLEACVRDVLNETAPRAMAVLEPLKVTIVNLPEGSKSEVQVPDFPASESKGSHTVPFQSTIFIEQSDFREVMEKGYKRLTPEQPVGLRHAGYVISVKEVIKDARGKVVELKVSCCSSDTAEKPKAFIHWVCQPLVCEVRIYERLFLHKHPEDPAEVPNGFLSDINPNSMQVINSALVDTSVKGAKVLDKFQFERVGYFSVDPDSTADKLVFNRTVTLKEDPGKM; encoded by the exons atggACGATACATCAAAACTTTTCCTTTCCATTGGACTTAGTGAGCAGAAAGTGAAAGAAACCCTGAAAAATTCAGCCTTGAGTACCACCTTGAAGAGCGCAATCGTTCAG GCTCGCAGTGTCAATGGGGCAACAGAAGTGGACAAAGCAACGGGGACATTGTTGTACAGCCTGGCCTCTCGCCTCAAAGATACAAAACGTCTGGTGTTCCTTGCAGAAAACATAGCTCTGCGTAAAATCACCACAGAGCAACAACTTGCTG CTGCTTTGGAATTTGTTAAGACTCACCCTGAGGAACCCCTTAACCAGAGTGAGTTTAATGAAGCCTGTGGGGTGGGTGTGGTCATCACGCCCGAGCAGGTTGAAGATGCC GTGGAGTCTGTGATCAAGAAGCATAAAGAACAGCTTGAAAAGGAGCGGTACCACTTCAACATGGGCCTGCTAATGG GAGACGTGCGCGCCGCTCTAAAATGGGCTGACGGGAAAGTTCTCAAAAACGAGGTGGACATGCAG GTCCTGCACTTGTTAGGCCCCAAGACGGAGGCTGACCTTGAGAAGAAATCGAAG GGCCCGAAAAATAAAGCTGAGAATGAGATGAAGGCGAAAAAAGAAGAGGTGGCATTTAATG GTGAGGCCACGTCAGCGGAATGCAAATCGCTAATGGAGCAGCTCAGGGGCGAAGCGCTGAAGTTCCACAAACCAG GCGAGAACTATACAACCGAGGGCTATGTGGTCACGCCAAACACTATGAACTTGCTCAAAAAGCACATGGAGAAATTTGGTGGACAG ATACGAACCCGCTTCCCTCCCGAGCCCAACGGCATCCTTCACATTGGCCACGCCAAAGCCATCAACTTCAATTTTGGTTACGCCAAG GCAAACAACGGAATTTGTTTCTTGAGATACGACGACACGAATCCAgagaaggaggaagaaaaatactTCACCGCCATCAAAGAGATGGTCGAGTGGCTCG GGTACACTCCGTATGCAGTCACGCACGCGTCGGACAATTTCCAGCAACTCTACGATCTGGCACTGGATCTCATTCGCAG AGGTCATGCGTACGTGTGCCACCAGAAGGGGGAGGAACTGAAGGGTCACAATACTCCTCCGTCACCTTGGAGGGACCGTCCCGTGGAAGAATCTTTGGTTTTGTTTGAGAGGATGAAGAAGGGAATGTTTGCTGAGGGAGAGATTACACTCCGGATGAAGACCGTCATGGAGGATGGGAAAATGGACCCGGTGGCGTACCGAATCAAATACACGCCGCATCATCGGACAGGAGATGAATG GTGCATTTATCCCACTTATGACTACACCCACTGTCTGTGTGACTCCATTGAAGATATCACCCATTCACTCTGCACCAAAGAGTTTCAGGCCAG GCGTTCATCATATTACTGGCTATGTAATGCTCTGGACCTGTACTGCCCCGTCCAGTGGGAATATGGCCGCCTGAACCTCACCTACACGGTGGTGTCCAAGAGGAAGATCATCAAGTTGGTCGAGACCGGAGTGGTCAG AGACTGGGACGACCCTCGCCTCTTCACTTTGACCGCACTTCGGAGGAGAGGCTTCCCAGCGGAGGCCATCAACAACTTCTGCGCTCGG GTGGGAGTGACAGTTTCCCAGACGACAACCGAGCCGCATCTTTTGGAAGCGTGTGTTAGGGATGTGCTCAACGAGACGGCCCCGCGAGCCATGGCCGTGTTGGAACCTCTCAAAGTCACCATAGTAAACCTCCCTGAGGGCTCAAAG TCAGAAGTACAAGTGCCCGACTTCCCCGCGAGTGAGTCCAAGGGCAGTCACACTGTGCCATTTCAAAGCACCATCTTTATTGAACAAAGTGACTTCAGAGAG GTGATGGAGAAAGGCTACAAGCGTCTGACCCCAGAACAACCCGTTGGGTTAAGGCACGCCGGGTATGTCATCTCCGTGAAGGAGGTCATCAAG GACGCTCGGGGCAAAGTGGTGGAACTCAAGGTGAGCTGCTGCAGTTCGGATACAGCTGAGAAACCAAAGGCCTTCATCCACTGGGTCTGCCAGCCGCTTGTGTGCGAAGTGCGCATCTATGAAAGATT ATTCCTACACAAACATCCAGAGGATCCAGCTGAGGTGCCCAACGGCTTCCTGAGCGACATTAACCCA AATTCTATGCAAGTGATCAATAGTGCCTTGGTTGATACCTCTGTCAAGGGAGCAAAAGTTCTTGACAAATTCCAGTTTGAAAGAGTTGGCTACTTCTCCGTGGACCCTGACAGCACAGCAGACAAG CTGGTCTTCAACAGGACAGTCACCCTCAAAGAGGATCCCGGGAAGATGTAA
- the LOC133170486 gene encoding transcriptional regulator QRICH1-like → MNNSLDGTSSYEELVRQKARSIPQHRMKEFLESLASKGPDALQEFSQQSEDVTTTTTTMVYQPEANCIYTDSTEVAGSLLELACPVQVQVQPQQQIQESTAQQQNDDQQIIQVQIGQQTGHMLGQVLQVPSGSHQQLQGVTTAQLIQPGDLTEEQHQQLQAQLVAAVAGGQQIQIQTVGALSPTQQQDGAERRALGSAAQVAGVLQPAKKRKVDMPITVSYALPGQQVATVLAIPQGQGQQQSYVSLRPDLLTVDSSHLYSATGTITSPTGETWTIPVYSAPAGASGREQVTHIAIPQEAYGTVQVTGGISASVPAENDKSKNSSSQSQTAQAVSSITSTAGMGGQEEVVHTLAANTLFPAQLMNGNIHIPVAVQGYPNATQSLIWDPQQQVLHTQGLTGQDGQQLQAQAIVAEVDGEGQQQVQVQELLLPATLKPEEGLDVWSAWAQRKNAEMDKSENHKLAPIGRRQALRYQEDLVSCAVAELCVALSLMTTEARGLEGEPYEADVLYYVFLCIQKYLFDNGRVDDIFSDQYYTRFAQSLHQILQPWTPSIHPLGYIIPSHVTEEMLWECKQLGAHSPSTLLTTLMFFNTKYFHLKTIEQHLKVAFSKVLRHTRKSPNNPKDKSTSIRYLKTAERFIGQKVTDDMYLEQLEDPENPLRCPIKLYDFYLFKCPQSAKGRHDTFYLTPEPVVAPNSPIWYSIQPIPKEELEQMLTRILVVREIQETINMSESVR, encoded by the exons ATGAATAATTCCCTGGACGGCACGAGCTCCTACGAAGAGCTCGTGCGGCAGAAAGCTCGGAGTATCCCCCAGCATCGTATGAAAGAGTTCCTCGAGTCCTTAGCCAGTAAAGGTCCGGATGCACTGCAGGAGTTCAGCCAGCAAAGTGAAGATGtcacaaccaccaccaccaccatggtGTACCAACCCGAGGCAAATTGCATTTACACGGACAGCACCGAAGTGGCGGGCTCGCTTCTGGAACTAGCGTGTCCG GTTCAGGTGCAAGTTCAGCCGCAGCAGCAGATCCAAGAGTCAACAGCTCAGCAGCAGAATGACGACCAGCAGATTATACAG GTGCAGATCGGCCAGCAGACAGGTCATATGCTGGGTCAGGTCCTCCAAGTGCCCTCCGGCTCCCATCAGCAGCTTCAAGGTGTGACGACAGCGCAGCTAATTCAGCCGGGAGATCTCACCGAGGAGCAACACCAACAA CTCCAAGCCCAGTTGGTGGCGGCTGTCGCCGGGGGACAACAGATCCAAATTCAAACGGTGGGGGCCCTCTCGCCCACTCAGCAACAGGACGGCGCCGAGAGGAGGGCTCTGGGAAGCGCAGCCCAAGTCGCGGGCGTCCTCCAGCCCGCTAAAAAACGCAAGGTGGACATGCCCATCACCGTGTCTTACGCCCTACCTGGTCAGCAGGTGGCGACGGTCCTCGCTATCCCACAAGGACAGGGTCAACAGCAGAGTTATGTCTCCCTGCGGCCGGACCTGCTGACAGTGGACAGCTCACACCTTTACAGTGCTACGGGGACCATCACCAGTCCCACGGGGGAGACCTGGACCATTCCCGTCTATTCGGCTCCCGCGGGGGCCTCGGGCCGGGAGCAGGTCACGCACATCGCCATCCCCCAGGAGGCCTACGGAACTGTGCAGGTCACCGGGGGCATTTCGGCAAGCGTCCCCGCGGAAAACGACAAGTCGAAAAACTCTTCCAGTCAAAGTCAGACGGCTCAGGCGGTTTCCAGCATAACCAGCACGGCGGGGATGGGCGGGCAAGAGGAAGTGGTGCACACGTTGGCCGCCAACACGCTTTTTCCCGCTCAGCTGATGAACGGAAATATTCACATCCCGGTGGCGGTGCAGGGCTACCCTAACGCCACCCAGTCGCTCATCTGGGACCCCCAGCAGCAGGTGTTGCACACGCAGGGACTCACAGGGCAGGATGGACAGCAGCTACAG GCTCAGGCGATCGTTGCGGAGGTCGACGGAGAAGGCCAGCAGCAAGTGCAAGTTCAGGAGCTTCTGCTTCCCGCCACTCTCAAACCAGAGGAGGGGCTGGACGTGTGGTCCGCTTGGGCTCAGCGGAAAAATGCCGAGATGGACAAATCCGAGAACCATAAATTGGCTCCCATTGGCC GACGCCAGGCGCTGCGTTACCAGGAAGACTTGGTGTCTTGCGCTGTGGCCGAGCTCTGCGTTGCTCTTTCGCTAATGACCACAGAAGCCCGCGGCCTGGAAGGAGAGCCCTACGAAGCGGACGTCCTTTACTATGTCTTTCTGTGCATACAAAAG TACCTGTTTGATAATGGTCGCGTGGATGACATCTTTTCAGATCAGTACTACACTCGCTTTGCTCAAAGCTTGCACCAGATACTCCAGCCCTGGACGCCGTCTATCCATCCGCTCG GCTATATAATCCCCAGTCACGTAACAGAGGAGATGCTGTGGGAATGCAAACAACTCGGAGCTCATTCGCCATCAACGTTGCTCACGACGCTGATGTTCTTCAACACAAA GTATTTTCATTTGAAGACAATTGAGCAGCATTTAAAGGTTGCCTTTTCCAAAGTGCTCAGACACACCAGGAAGAGTCCAAATAATCCCAAAGACAAGAGCACCAGCATCCGATACCTGAAAACGGCAGAAAGGTTCATCGGACAGAAAG TCACAGACGACATGTACTTGGAGCAACTGGAGGACCCGGAAAATCCTCTCCGGTGCCCCATCAAGCTGTATGATTTCTACCTCTTCAAATG TCCACAGAGCGCCAAAGGACGTCACGACACCTTCTACCTGACGCCGGAGCCCGTGGTGGCCCCAAACAGCCCCATCTGGTACTCCATCCAGCCCATCCCAAAGGAGGAGTTGGAGCAGATGCTGACCCGCATCCTGGTCGTCCGTGAAATCCAAGAAACCATTAACATGTCGGAGAGCGTACGCTAA
- the LOC133170568 gene encoding receptor-type tyrosine-protein phosphatase eta-like has protein sequence MRVQTASRAEILREFESTCQTLGASDYRGFKQEFQELKDVGKDLPTKTADLEANREKNRYPYVLPYDHCRVRLTIQNFPNTDYINASFVPGGGSERDFICTQAPMRHTMEAFWRMVWEQNVRIIAMVTALRDRDMVLCDEYWSLEPGTAYHGPFQVTTMARKQGPDYFISTINLRQKDSPTDRIITHYHYPSWPDRGVPKDPSSLCNFTDHVRQHLDAIPRLGPAVVHCSAGVGRSGTFVALLWLMQLCVRGVRPNVRAVVADLRLHRMGMVQTLEQYIFVHQCLLYWISGGKSSCLTLLDYANRELIRRNRHHRREKSAGQEQSTLQQILQPGKLLRRILPS, from the exons ATGAG AGTGCAGACCGCCTCAAGAGCAGAGATCCTGCGCGAATTTGAGTCGACATGTCAGACCCTTGGCGCTTCTGACTACAGAGGCTTTAAGCAGGAATTTCAG GAGCTGAAAGATGTCGGTAAAGATCTTCCAACCAAAACGGCCGACTTGGAGGCTAATAGAGAAAAGAACCGCTACCCATACGTCTTGCCAT ATGACCACTGCCGTGTGAGGCTGACCATTCAAAACTTCCCCAACACCGACTACATCAATGCCAGTTTTGTACCT GGTGGAGGATCTGAGAGAGACTTCATCTGCACCCAGGCACCCATGCGCCACACTATGGAGGCTTTCTGGAGGATGGTGTGGGAGCAGAATGTCAGGATAATTGCCATGGTGACAGCGCTGAGGGACAGGGACATG GTACTATGTGATGAGTATTGGTCTCTGGAACCAGGAACAGCTTATCACGGACCATTCCAAGTGACAACAATGGCACGGAAACAAGGCCCCGACTATTTTATCTCCACCATTAACCTCAGACAG AAAGACTCTCCAACGGATCGGATCATAACACACTACCACTATCCATCCTGGCCGGACCGGGGCGTGCCCAAAGACCCGTCCTCGCTCTGTAACTTTACAGATCACGTGCGGCAGCATTTGGACGCCATTCCGCGTTTGGGGCCGGCTGTTGTGCACTGCAG TGCAGGTGTAGGACGATCGGGGACTTTTGTCGCGCTGCTGTGGTTGATGCAGCTGTGCGTGAGAGGCGTGCGGCCCAATGTACGAGCGGTCGTGGCTGATTTACGACTACATCGGATGGGGATGGTTCAAACGCTG GAGCAGTACATATTCGTTCACCAGTGTCTGCTATACTGGATAAGCGGAGGCAAGTCATCTTG CTTAACCCTCTTGGACTACGCAAACCGAGAGTTGATCAGGAGAAATCGTCATCATAGACGGGAAAAATCAGCGGGccaagaacaaagcacgttacAGCAGATCTTGCAACCTGGGAAGCTACTGCGGAGGATACTGCCTTCATAA
- the LOC133150562 gene encoding prickle-like protein 2 has protein sequence MSLEMEKTITKLMYDFQRNSTSDDDSGCALEEYAWVPPGLSPEQVHQYYNSLPEEKVPYINSPGEKFRIKQLLHQLPPHDNEVRYCNSMEEEEKRELKLFSNQRKKDNLGRGNVRPFPLTINGGICDKCGGQLKGGDIVVFAARAGHGKWWHPNCFVCCMCEEMLVDLIYFYQDGKLYCGRHHAERLKPRCCACDEIIFADECTEAEGRHWHMKHFCCYECGTTLGGQRYIMKDGRPHCCNCFESLYAEYCDACGEHIGIDQGQMTYDGQHWHATEECFCCAHCKRSLLGRPFLPKQGQIFCSRSCSAGQDPDESDSSDSAFQSARSRESRHSTKIGKKERRNAEQERRNVETRHSAPPPMPDRLSAEIDPLTAQMDRLSVSAGQTPSRTPNRTPSRTPSRTPSRAPSLNQVWMSRDDPYVPGAFEGPQRESAPTPTSVHLLGQCNARQGYNPNANVHPPAQSPANPGKRPDSWGKEQGNSKRTPMAALRGHSFNDNWIHHSQDEFRPNKLRTQMSFNEMSSQNQGFPDKRSISLHGFQRDGRPPLTRRNPINAMSFNEPLTPLEQTPRGSMDSITVSNATAGNSLDGVTKRQENLSRFSMPDLSKDSGVNVSEKSNMGTLSSSVQFHSTESLSSSRPFNNNMYTPHRVGYPLQYWDGPQPLAFDGKGRVGVMGSSGNLRMAPMSDRMPRRLISGQEVASQKQQAQPRRRKHHRGQHRGARHHKRSRRSRSDNALHLVADRPAQMAEPPYHRVQEDYDRFPSGHAARELFGPESGGCRQQPHRPCPRTTSDLTLQNAGWQPVGLGGPCWGDGYVEAADPWCSSCSSSSESEENEGYFMGEPIPRPVPLCYINNEELRHRYSPSGMGAHHGPLHGPIHGQLHARQRRKSKNCIIS, from the exons ATGTCTCTGGAGATGGAGAAGACCATCACCAAGTTGATGTACGACTTTCAGAGAAACTCAACCTCTGATGATGACTCCGGATGCGCTTTAGAGGAATACGCCTGGGTCCCGCCCGGCCTCAGTCCGGAACAG GTGCATCAGTATTACAACTCTCTACCCGAAGAGAAAGTCCCGTACATTAACAGCCCCGGGGAGAAATTCCGCATCAAACAACTGCTGCATCAGTTGCCACCGCATGACAACGAG GTGCGTTATTGTAACTCCATGGAAGAGGAAGAGAAAAGAGAACTGAAGCTGTTCAGCAACCAACGCAAGAAGGACAACCTGGGCAGAGGCAACGTCCGTCCTTTCCCCTTAACCATTAACGGGGGCATCTGCGATAAG TGCGGTGGTCAGTTAAAGGGAGGCGACATCGTGGTGTTTGCCGCCAGGGCGGGTCACGGAAAATGGTGGCACCCGAATTGCTTTGTCTGCTGCATGTGCGAGGAAATGCTGGTGGATCTCATCTACTTCTACCAGGACGGCAAGCTCTACTGTGGTCGGCACCACGCCGAGAGACTGAAGCCCCGCTGCTGCGCCTGTGATGAG ATCATCTTTGCTGATGAATGCACTGAGGCGGAGGGCAGACACTGGCACATGAAGCACTTCTGCTGCTACGAGTGCGGGACCACCCTGGGCGGTCAGCGCTACATCATGAAGGACGGCCGGCCGCACTGCTGCAACTGCTTCGAGTCCCTTTACGCAGAGTACTGCGATGCGTGCGGGGAACACATAG GCATTGACCAAGGCCAGATGACGTATGACGGACAGCACTGGCACGCGACTGAAGAATGTTTTTGCTGTGCTCACTGCAAACGTTCTCTGCTCGGTCGTCCCTTCCTGCCAAAGCAGGGACAGATCTTCTGTTCACGGTCCTGCAGCGCTGGACAG GATCCGGATGAGTCTGATTCGTCCGACTCCGCTTTCCAGAGCGCCCGATCCCGTGAATCTCGCCACAGCACCAAGATTGGTAAAAAGGAGCGCAGGAATGCCGAGCAGGAACGGAGGAACGTGGAGACCCGCCATTCAGCTCCGCCACCGATGCCTGACCGTCTGTCGGCTGAAATCGATCCGCTGACCGCTCAGATGGATCGCTTAAGCGTATCGGCCGGCCAGACTCCGAGCAGGACGCCTAACCGCACTCCAAGCCGCACACCGAGCCGTACTCCGAGTCGCGCCCCGAGCCTTAACCAGGTGTGGATGAGCAGAGATGACCCTTATGTCCCTGGTGCCTTTGAGGGACCCCAGCGAGAATCCGCCCCCACCCCAACATCCGTTCATCTTTTGGGTCAGTGTAACGCCAGGCAGGGCTACAACCCCAACGCAAATGTTCATCCTCCAGCCCAGAGTCCTGCCAACCCAGGAAAGAGGCCTGATTCCTGGGGGAAAGAGCAGGGCAATTCAAAGAGGACACCTATGGCTGCTCTAAGGGGGCACTCCTTCAACGATAACTGGATCCACCATAGCCAGGATGAGTTCAGACCTAACAAGCTGCGCACCCAAATGAGTTTCAACGAGATGTCGAGCCAGAACCAAGGATTCCCTGACAAGAGGAGCATTAGCCTTCATGGATTTCAGAGAGACGGAAGGCCTCCACTAACCAGACGGAACCCCATCAATGCCATGAGCTTCAATGAGCCGCTGACTCCATTGGAACAGACACCCCGTGGCTCCATGGACTCCATCACTGTGTCGAATGCTACAG CAGGCAATTCTCTGGATGGGGTCACCAAGCGTCAGGAGAATTTGTCCAGGTTCTCCATGCCTGATCTGAGCAAGGATTCGGGTGTAAATGTGTCTGAAAAGAGCAACATGGGAACTCTTAGCTCTTCGGTCCAGTTCCATAGCACGGAGTCGCTGTCCTCTTCTCGTCCCTTTAACAACAACATGTACACCCCGCACAGGGTGGGCTACCCACTGCAGTACTGGGATGGCCCACAGCCCCTGGCTTTTGACGGCAAAGGTCGTGTCGGGGTGATGGGCAGCAGCGGCAACTTGCGAATGGCTCCCATGAGCGACAGAATGCCCCGTCGACTCATAAGCGGGCAGGAAGTGGCATCCCAGAAACAACAGGCTCAACCCAGACGTCGCAAACACCATCGGGGGCAGCACCGCGGCGCCCGGCACCACAAACGCTCCCGTCGCTCTCGTTCGGACAACGCCCTGCACCTGGTGGCCGACCGACCGGCTCAAATGGCAGAGCCGCCGTACCATCGCGTCCAGGAGGATTACGACCGCTTCCCTTCGGGTCACGCCGCCCGGGAGCTGTTCGGCCCGGAGTCCGGCGGGTGCCGACAGCAGCCCCACCGACCGTGTCCCCGCACCACTTCTGATCTCACCCTGCAAAACGCTGGCTGGCAACCTGTCGGCTTGGGCGGGCCGTGCTGGGGCGACGGCTACGTGGAAGCCGCGGACCCCTGGTGCTCCagctgctcctcttcctccgaaTCGGAGGAGAACGAGGGCTACTTCATGGGCGAACCCATCCCTCGGCCCGTGCCGCTGTGCTACATCAACAACGAGGAGCTGCGCCATCGCTACAGCCCCTCCGGAATGGGCGCCCACCACGGACCACTGCACGGACCCATTCACGGCCAGCTGCACGCCCGccagaggaggaagagcaaaaactgcatcatttCATAA